A single window of Corythoichthys intestinalis isolate RoL2023-P3 chromosome 21, ASM3026506v1, whole genome shotgun sequence DNA harbors:
- the LOC130909293 gene encoding gap junction delta-3 protein-like, with amino-acid sequence MGEWDFLSGLFDHLQAHSPMLGRFWLLLMLVFRILILGTVASDMFEDEQEEFACNTLQPGCKQVCYDQAFPISQYRFWVFHIVLIATPSLLFLMYAMHHHSKRNGSKSPKDYRESRQIRMFYIVHVAFRLVAEVGFLVGQWWLYGFKVEAQYPCDRFPCPYTVDCFTSRPAEKTVFLCFYFAVGVLSAFSSCVELLYSSVKWFCSRQKRLPTLIDDSYKLEKPQEKSSENTVLDGVPKKTRKGSSKKGKGMPYKYKNGKYVKGNAFVV; translated from the coding sequence ATGGGGGAATGGGATTTTCTCAGCGGACTCTTCGATCACCTTCAGGCCCACTCGCCCATGCTGGGCCGCTTCTGGCTCTTGCTGATGCTGGTCTTCCGGATCCTGATCCTGGGAACGGTGGCAAGTGACATGTTTGAGGACGAACAGGAAGAGTTTGCGTGCAACACGCTCCAGCCGGGCTGCAAGCAAGTTTGCTACGACCAGGCTTTCCCAATCTCTCAGTACCGCTTCTGGGTCTTCCATATCGTCCTCATCGCCACACCGTCGCTACTCTTTCTCATGTACGCCATGCATCATCACAGCAAGAGAAATGGCTCCAAATCACCTAAAGACTATAGGGAAAGCCGGCAGATAAGGATGTTCTACATTGTTCACGTGGCTTTCCGGTTAGTCGCCGAAGTGGGATTTCTAGTCGGACAGTGGTGGCTTTACGGCTTCAAGGTGGAAGCCCAGTATCCTTGCGACCGTTTCCCTTGTCCCTACACGGTGGACTGCTTTACTTCGCGCCCAGCCGAGAAAACTGTCTTTCTCTGCTTCTACTTCGCCGTCGGGGTCCTGTCTGCCTTCTCCAGCTGCGTGGAGCTCCTCTACAGCTCTGTCAAGTGGTTCTGTTCCAGGCAGAAGCGCTTACCTACACTGATTGACGATAGCTACAAGTTGGAAAAGCCTCAAGAGAAGTCTTCGGAAAATACAGTGTTGGACGGAGTGCCCAAGAAGACCAGGAAGGGGAGTAGCAAGAAGGGTAAAGGGATGCCTTACAAGTACAAGAATGGGAAGTATGTGAAGGGCAATGCTTTTGTGGTCTAA
- the nif3l1 gene encoding NIF3-like protein 1 isoform X1, translated as MSRLILFGCQNSSKIFRITSFARSSSLLRRHSALHTGPMELKDILKVLEELAPLSLAEPWDNVGLLVEPSKPRPVKNVLLTNDLTEPVMEEARTRSCDLIVSYHPPIFRPIKSLVQKDWKQRLAIQAVEAGIAVFSPHTSWDSVNGGVNDWLVGGLGGGQVSVLNQANVDFPYSHIVEFQCKDNVLDVLLKQFQALDGVLVQDPLSCSSDQTQVNLYCRASVLGAVVEKVAKHIIACDRSLRIVKAEKPPWSGHGQGRLSVLDQPVAVAIAVNKMKSHLGLRHLRLALGQGRTQESIIRTVAVCAGSGASVLNGVKADLYVTGEMSHHEVLDVVAKGTSVILSDHSNSERGYLAVFREKLTEKMPADVVVTLSDADRDPLEVV; from the exons AT GTCTCGCTTGATACTGTTTGGATGTCAGAACTCCTCAAAGATATTTCGGATCACGTCCTTTGCTCGATCCTCCTCCCTCCTCCGACGTCACTCTGCCCTCCACACTGGCCCAATGGAGCTGAAGGATATTTTAAAAGTTCTGGAGGAATTGGCACCCCTCTCGCTGGCTGAGCCGTGGGACAACGTGGGCCTGCTGGTGGAGCCGAGCAAGCCACGGCCTGTCAAGAATGTCCTTCTGACCAACGACCTCACCGAGCCAGTCATGGAGGAAGCGCGGACCCGAAGCTGCGATCTCATCGTGTCCTACCATCCGCCGATCTTCCGACCGATTAAAAGTCTGGTCCAGAAGGACTGGAAGCAGCGTTTGGCTATCCAAGCCGTTGAGGCTGGTATCGCCGTATTCTCTCCTCACACATCGTGGGACAGTGTTAATGGAGGAGTTAACGACTGGCTGGTTGGAGGACTTG GTGGCGGTCAGGTGTCAGTGCTGAATCAGGCCAATGTGGACTTCCCTTACAGTCACATAGTGGAATTCCAATGCAAAGATAATGTATTAGATGTTCTCCTGAAGCAATTCCAGGCTTTGGATGGAGTTTTAGTACAAGATCCACTCAG TTGTAGTTCCGACCAGACTCAAGTCAACCTATACTGCAGAGCTTCAGTCCTAGGTGCGGTTGTTGAGAAAGTCGCAAAACACATCATCGCTTGTGACAGGTCTCTCCGCATCGTAAAGGCAGAAAAG CCCCCCTGGTCAGGACACGGTCAGGGTCGCCTCAGTGTTTTGGACCAACCGGTCGCCGTGGCAATAGCAGTGAACAAAATGAAATCCCACTTGGGTTTGCGGCACCTCCGTTTGGCCCTTGGACAGGGACGCACGCAAG AATCCATTATACGTACCGTGGCCGTCTGTGCCGGATCGGGAGCCTCGGTGCTGAATGGCGTTAAAGCAGACCTCTACGTCACCG GTGAAATGTCCCACCATGAGGTGTTGGATGTGGTTGCCAAAGGAACCAGCGTCATCCTCAGTGACCACAGCAACAGCGAACGTGGCTATCTGGCGGTTTTCCGAGAGAAACTAACTGAAAAGATGCCTGCTGATGTCGTCGTGACGTTGTCTGACGCTGATAGGGACCCTCTGGAGGTGGTCTGA
- the nif3l1 gene encoding NIF3-like protein 1 isoform X2, translated as MELKDILKVLEELAPLSLAEPWDNVGLLVEPSKPRPVKNVLLTNDLTEPVMEEARTRSCDLIVSYHPPIFRPIKSLVQKDWKQRLAIQAVEAGIAVFSPHTSWDSVNGGVNDWLVGGLGGGQVSVLNQANVDFPYSHIVEFQCKDNVLDVLLKQFQALDGVLVQDPLSCSSDQTQVNLYCRASVLGAVVEKVAKHIIACDRSLRIVKAEKPPWSGHGQGRLSVLDQPVAVAIAVNKMKSHLGLRHLRLALGQGRTQESIIRTVAVCAGSGASVLNGVKADLYVTGEMSHHEVLDVVAKGTSVILSDHSNSERGYLAVFREKLTEKMPADVVVTLSDADRDPLEVV; from the exons ATGGAGCTGAAGGATATTTTAAAAGTTCTGGAGGAATTGGCACCCCTCTCGCTGGCTGAGCCGTGGGACAACGTGGGCCTGCTGGTGGAGCCGAGCAAGCCACGGCCTGTCAAGAATGTCCTTCTGACCAACGACCTCACCGAGCCAGTCATGGAGGAAGCGCGGACCCGAAGCTGCGATCTCATCGTGTCCTACCATCCGCCGATCTTCCGACCGATTAAAAGTCTGGTCCAGAAGGACTGGAAGCAGCGTTTGGCTATCCAAGCCGTTGAGGCTGGTATCGCCGTATTCTCTCCTCACACATCGTGGGACAGTGTTAATGGAGGAGTTAACGACTGGCTGGTTGGAGGACTTG GTGGCGGTCAGGTGTCAGTGCTGAATCAGGCCAATGTGGACTTCCCTTACAGTCACATAGTGGAATTCCAATGCAAAGATAATGTATTAGATGTTCTCCTGAAGCAATTCCAGGCTTTGGATGGAGTTTTAGTACAAGATCCACTCAG TTGTAGTTCCGACCAGACTCAAGTCAACCTATACTGCAGAGCTTCAGTCCTAGGTGCGGTTGTTGAGAAAGTCGCAAAACACATCATCGCTTGTGACAGGTCTCTCCGCATCGTAAAGGCAGAAAAG CCCCCCTGGTCAGGACACGGTCAGGGTCGCCTCAGTGTTTTGGACCAACCGGTCGCCGTGGCAATAGCAGTGAACAAAATGAAATCCCACTTGGGTTTGCGGCACCTCCGTTTGGCCCTTGGACAGGGACGCACGCAAG AATCCATTATACGTACCGTGGCCGTCTGTGCCGGATCGGGAGCCTCGGTGCTGAATGGCGTTAAAGCAGACCTCTACGTCACCG GTGAAATGTCCCACCATGAGGTGTTGGATGTGGTTGCCAAAGGAACCAGCGTCATCCTCAGTGACCACAGCAACAGCGAACGTGGCTATCTGGCGGTTTTCCGAGAGAAACTAACTGAAAAGATGCCTGCTGATGTCGTCGTGACGTTGTCTGACGCTGATAGGGACCCTCTGGAGGTGGTCTGA